One stretch of Daphnia pulicaria isolate SC F1-1A chromosome 6, SC_F0-13Bv2, whole genome shotgun sequence DNA includes these proteins:
- the LOC124342055 gene encoding THO complex subunit 2-like: MKYESRVNHLNWESIKFQDYSAEECKNRWLHVQTHMRNYRILAEVLEDAESWVDGPCYNNLNKRRKNNQKHPDDQPKKPRTSSMLPSMEQKDAVLEKPSGLEVKNEMAPKTLISPTLATSSSQLLFKAGKKTEPLKSPMSAAAYYDMTHPSRLGQRTPDQIDYVWSMLSVEKMKKWIEEHSKNYEDYVLDMGEFAGSLKPAERKFFRTFMKNRAGGLEDGDRNSKSNFHIFKILRGFFKDNIILQAEKINLSHEGYAKLTTELNQGIDDTVTPLCILEVVQSLVDCFNLDPNRVLHVIMESFECRPQLHSRIFVPLICSYMSDSSTLCEVLGFKFTSFDPSSTPKSLFVITTLLLQHGVIHLEGIYRWLTPEDSEIDESAAKELADAKEYARRMDIIAVPKEDEKIEELIEERAPYNRKFVLCEALLSVGAWDQASSLLKRHPKHFVTSYRPISSSICKLVDYVTEPVYRTRCCISPELSGKPVLPVGVWNFPKTAKEMKELRKTAFPMLLSLGPHLYNDPILLHKLIRLCNAALDDCGLNSSKKPPQDPDSLYFDVCTLFDVVILPSLALMESNSSVEEEIWNVLKKLPYEHRHRRYALWRNDTFQSHSLLIRRKVDCVKRIKDIMERMSKDNVKPTGRVLGKLSHSCPGFLFDYILSQIQIYDNLIGPLVDSLKYLTNLSYDVLGYCVLEALSNPDKERTNPDGTTISMWLTALSAFCGAIWGIEASEEMTKEHMEAMQGGELLRAEVAHFGQVRVTKKVAQRLKETLLEYNLAISLCHVIAQQRCKSSQCLENRKTENNHLKLDGKLYDQCQDTLVQLGTFLALNMSDDDYYRRTLLSEFRPPWSQLESWLSECHNHADVAFFLARPMFSHSINSKYDELRRAEENLLPAQNTQKSLEDRVWEDLSPQFFATFWSLTVYDLSVPNAACEREVQRLKVAIQQTNENRDLSAIKQKNELDRCKALMDNLLEEEKKQKDHNERIMALLKQEKDSWFLCQVAKLSKTETITPFLQHCLFPRCVFTATDALFCARFVQLMHNLKTPNFSTLNCYDLIFCDITWKGTMTSYSENEANRYGRFLCAMLETVMHWHSSKKIFDEAIVLDSLPNFASANSLRKKTITLTLKSIVILFTSGTTIKIAIALVVYLKSKDYVQIRNALIVLIRILPFFPVITPLVGFIDRNVEVVRREQRVTRQDLSAMAISYGGQLKNKKTSIPEHEFHLATRKP; encoded by the exons aaaaatgaaatggctCCAAAAACACTGATATCCCCTACTTTGGCGACCTCCAGTAGTCAATTGTTATTCAAAGCAGGAAAGAAGACTGAACCACTTAAATCACCAAT gAGTGCTGCTGCTTATTACGATATGACGCATCCGTCCAGATTAGGTCAACGTACTCCTGATCAAATCGATTATGTTTGGTCAATGTTGTCTGtggaaaagatgaagaagtggATTGAAGAGCACTCAAAGAACTATGAAGATTATGTTTTGGATATGGGCGAATTCGCCGGG TCATTGAAGCCAGCCGAACGTAAATTTTTCCGCACATTTATGAAGAATCGAGCTGGAGGTCTGGAAGATGGAGATAGAAATAGTAAATCCAACTTCCACATCTTTAAAATCCTTAGAGGATTTTTTAAAGACAACATTATTTTACAAGCAGAGAAGATTAATCTTTCACATGAAGGCTATGCAAAACTAACAACTGAACTCAATCAAGGGATTGATGACACCGTCACTCCACTCTGCAttttagaa GTTGTACAGTCTTTAGTTGATTGCTTCAACTTGGATCCGAATCGGGTGTTACATGTGATTATGGAATCATTTGAATGTCGGCCGCAGCTTCACAGTCGTATTTTTGTTCCACTGATTTGCTCGTACATGTCAGATTCGTCGACTTTGTGTGAAGTCTTAGGGTTCAAGTTTACTTCATTCGACCCGTCTTCTACACCAAAATCTCTTTTCGTCATCACTACTCTTTTATTGCAGCATGGAGTCATTCATCTTGAAGGTATTTATCGTTGGCTTACGCCTGAAGACAGCGAAATTGACGAATCCGCCGCTAAAGAATTAGCAGACGCAAAAGAGTATGCTCGTAGAATGGATATCATCGCTGTTccaaaagaagacgaaaaaattgaagaattgaTTGAAGAAAGGGCACCTTATAATCGGAAATTTGTACTGTGTGAAGCTCTTCTTTCAGTGGGAGCTTGGGATCAAGCCTCTTCTCTTCTTAAACGTCATCCAAAGCATTTCGTCACATCTTATCGACCCATCTCGAGCAGTATCTGCAAACTGGTCGACTACGTAACTGAACCGGTGTATCGCACTCGATGCTGCATATCTCCAGAACTTTCTGGCAAACCAGTTTTACCTGTCGGTGTATGGAACTTCCCCAAGACAGCCAAGGAAATGAAGGAGTTGAGAAAAACTGCTTTCCCCATGCTACTCTCTTTGGGACCCCATTTGTATAACGATCCTATCCTCCTGCACAAGTTAATCCGTTTGTGCAATGCTGCGTTAGATGATTGTGGCTTGAACAGTTCAAAGAAACCTCCGCAAGACCCGGATTCGCTGTACTTTGACGTTTGTACACTGTTTGATGTTGTAATATTGCCATCACTTGCCCTCATGGAATCGAATAGCAgtgtggaagaagaaatctggAATGTTTTGAAGAAATTGCCTTATGAGCACCGTCATCGTCGGTATGCCCTTTGGAGGAACGACACGTTTCAGAGCCATTCTTTGCTCATCCGCCGCAAAGTAGACTGCGTTAAACGCATCAAGGACATCATGGAGCGTATGAGCAAGGATAACGTCAAGCCCACGGGTCGAGTGCTTGGCAAGCTTAGTCACAGCTGCCCTGGCTTTCTttttgactacattttgtccCAAATTCAAATCTACGACAACCTGATTGGCCCTCTTGTGGATTCACTCAAGTACCTCACAAACCTTTCGTATGATGTTCTTGGTTATTGCGTTTTGGAAGCACTTTCGAACCCAGACAAGGAGCGCACCAACCCTGATGGAACTACCATCTCTATGTGGCTGACGGCCCTTTCCGCCTTTTGTGGAGCCATTTGGGGCATCGAAGCGTCCGAGGAAATGACAAAGGAACACATGGAAGCAATGCAAGGCGGTGAGCTATTAAGAGCTGAAGTTGCTCATTTTGGACAGGTTCGGGTTACCAAGAAAGTTGCCCAGCGTTTAAAGGAAACATTGCTCGAATACAATTTGGCCATATCCCTCTGTCATGTTATCGCACAGCAACGCTGCAAATCGAGCCAATGCCTTGAAAATCGAAAAACAGAGAATAATCATCTAAAG TTGGATGGTAAACTATACGACCAATGTCAAGATACGCTCGTTCAGCTTGGAACATTCTTGGCTTTGAATATGAGTGACGACGATTATTATAGACGCACACTCCTGAGCgaattccgacctccatggtcACAATTAGAATCATGGCTCTCCGAATGCCATAACCATGCTGATGTCGCATTTTTTCTGGCACGACCAATGTTTTCTCATTCGATCAATTCCAAATACGATGAATTGCGGCGTGCTGAAGAGAATTTACTTCCGGCCCAGAATACTCAAAAGTCTTTAGAG GACCGAGTTTGGGAGGATCTATCTCCTCAATTTTTTGCCACTTTTTGGTCGCTGACGGTCTACGATTTGTCAGTGCCAAATGCTGCCTGCGAACGTGAAGTGCAACGCCTGAAGGTAGCCATTCAACAGACAAATGAAAATCGTGATCTGTCAGCCATTAAACAGAAGAACGAGTTGGATCGCTGTAAGGCTTTGATGGACAATCttctggaagaagaaaagaaacagaaagacCACAATGAACGTATCATGGCGCtattaaaacaagaaaaagacagCTGGTTTCTCTGTCAGGTGGCTAAATTATCAAAAACGGAGACGATCACCCCGTTTCTTCAACACTGTCTTTTTCCTCGCTGCGTTTTCACCGCGACAGATGCCTTATTTTGCGCTCGCTTTGTACAG ctTATGCACAATTTGAAAACACCAAACTTTTCAACGCTAAATTGCTACGATCTCATCTTTTGTGATATAACATGGAAAGGCACTATGACTTCATATTCGGAAAACGAGGCAAATCGTTATGGACGCTTTTTGTGTGCCATGCTCGAAACTGTAATGCATTGGCACTcaagcaaaaaaatatttgacgaAGCAATTGTTCTGGATTCGTTACCAAATTTCGCCTCGGCGAACAGCCTCCGGAAAAAAACGATCACGTTGACTTTGAAATCTATCGTGATATTGTTCACAAGTGGCACTACAATTAAGATTGCCATAGCGCTAGTTGTATATctgaaatcaaaagactatGTCCAGATTCGAAATGCACTGATCGTCCTAATACGCATCTTGCCATTCTTCCCCGTTATCACGCCTCTTGTCGGG TTCATTGATCGAAATGTCGAAGTAGTACGCCGTGAGCAACGAGTCACGCGACAGGATTTATCAGCGATGGCTATTTCATATGGTGGTCaattaaagaacaaaaaaacgtcAATTCCAGAACATGAATTCCATCTGGCGACGAGGAAACCTTAG